One Sphingomonas endolithica DNA segment encodes these proteins:
- a CDS encoding gluconokinase, giving the protein MHAHDRNALPPAAIIAMGVSGSGKSTLAACLAKRLGCPAIEGDDYHAAASIAKMRAGHPLDDADRWPWLYRLGGTIGAAVARDGIAVAACSALKRSYRERLAAAAGVPLRFVLLDGTHDEIAARLATRTAHYMPATLLDSQFAALERPGADEDALILPASRSAEESCTDVLDWVVAMPEPGSRAWRQV; this is encoded by the coding sequence GTGCACGCACACGACCGGAACGCACTGCCGCCCGCCGCGATCATCGCCATGGGGGTCAGCGGCAGCGGCAAATCGACGCTCGCCGCCTGCCTTGCCAAGCGGCTCGGCTGCCCGGCGATCGAGGGCGACGATTACCATGCCGCCGCCAGCATCGCCAAGATGCGCGCCGGCCATCCACTCGACGATGCCGACCGCTGGCCCTGGCTCTATCGCCTCGGGGGCACGATCGGCGCGGCGGTGGCGCGCGACGGGATCGCGGTGGCCGCCTGTTCCGCGCTCAAACGCAGCTATCGCGAGCGTCTGGCGGCGGCGGCCGGCGTCCCGCTGCGGTTCGTGCTGCTCGACGGCACCCACGACGAGATCGCCGCGCGGCTCGCCACCCGCACCGCGCATTACATGCCAGCGACCTTGCTCGACAGCCAGTTCGCCGCGCTGGAACGGCCGGGTGCAGACGAGGATGCCTTGATCCTGCCGGCGTCACGCTCAGCGGAGGAATCGTGCACCGACGTGCTCGACTGGGTCGTGGCAATGCCTGAACCGGGCAGTAGGGCCTGGCGGCAAGTTTGA
- a CDS encoding glycosyl hydrolase family 28-related protein has product MARRAQRIGWGIAALTAMAIAAPAWAGPSALAAMPSDPSAIVAKGVGDGVADDTAAIQAAIDAAGKPGGGIVFLPAGRYRLSRTLYMWPGVRLFGVGKTRPVFVLAPATSGFQQGVGSMIFFTGNRPGGAALGPGGKVAAPRVPVPPPTSVPFDANIADANSGTFYSAMSNVDFEIGAGNPAATAVRFHVAQHAYLSHIDFRLGSALAGIYQVGNIGMDLRFYGGRYGILTEKTSPAWQYTLLDSTFDGQRDAAIREHEAGLTLVNTVIRNVPVGIEIDRGYGDWLWGSRVRFENVSQAGVIISNEGNSYTQIGFQDATASGTPVFARFRDSGKTIAGMGPRYRVKEFTYGLTLPSPGASGTFATRMDAAPLAALPRPAAPAIRAFPTVSAWRDVRSLGVKGDNVSDDTAAIQRAIDTHRVLYFPAGFYRVTDTLKLRPDSVLIGLHPSLTQIVLADDTPAYRGVGAAKALIESAKGSDAIVTGLGLFTGGINPRATGMLWRAGAASLVDDVKFQGGHGTSLADGSRFDPYNANHTADVDPKKRWDGQYPSLWVTDGGGGTFNGLWTPNTYAQAGLYVSNTSTPGHVYQMSAEHHVRAEIVLDGVRNWEFLAPQTEEEAGESRATVALEVRNSHDILFANFHGYRVTRSLQPAPAAIKLYNSSGIRFRNVHVNAESGFSTCDDSGCDTYLRASKYPYENAIQDVTRGAEVREREFAVLDIGDASATVTPSLAPVRKLSDGFYSIGGGAVDAAGKLYFIDRQFHRIHGWSDKDGLSIVADAPLDPVNLAVDRSGKLLVLSSAGSEATVYSIDPGKPQEVRLIAPTPTAERRGARVALPGSFWNNGEFRDQYDPAADRFTTLNEMIARDMSAAKSREYVSPDGSLVLPAYRVWQQGPTDHLGWRFSDTLDTYGFVTGTLGERVYLANGSENRTYSGLLGAGGVVTDLKPFAARGGESVAVGPDGRVYVANGQVFVYGADGREQGRIDVPERPLQLLFGGADGRTLFILAHHALYAAQP; this is encoded by the coding sequence ATGGCACGACGGGCGCAGCGTATCGGGTGGGGCATCGCGGCGCTGACGGCCATGGCCATCGCGGCACCGGCCTGGGCAGGGCCATCGGCCTTGGCCGCGATGCCTTCCGATCCCAGTGCGATCGTCGCCAAGGGCGTCGGCGATGGCGTGGCGGACGATACCGCCGCGATCCAGGCGGCGATCGACGCTGCGGGCAAGCCGGGTGGCGGGATCGTGTTCCTGCCGGCGGGGCGTTATCGATTGAGCCGGACGCTGTACATGTGGCCCGGCGTGCGGCTGTTCGGGGTGGGCAAGACGCGCCCGGTGTTCGTCCTAGCACCCGCGACCAGCGGCTTTCAGCAGGGCGTGGGCAGCATGATCTTCTTCACCGGCAACCGGCCCGGCGGCGCCGCGCTGGGGCCGGGCGGGAAGGTTGCCGCGCCACGCGTGCCGGTCCCGCCGCCGACCAGCGTGCCGTTCGACGCCAACATCGCCGACGCCAATTCCGGCACCTTCTATTCAGCCATGTCAAACGTCGATTTCGAGATTGGCGCGGGCAATCCCGCCGCGACCGCCGTGCGCTTCCATGTCGCGCAGCATGCCTATCTCAGCCATATCGACTTCCGCTTGGGATCGGCGCTGGCCGGGATCTACCAGGTCGGTAATATCGGCATGGACCTGCGCTTTTATGGCGGCCGCTATGGCATCCTGACCGAGAAGACCTCGCCCGCCTGGCAATACACCTTGCTCGATTCCACGTTCGACGGGCAGCGCGATGCCGCGATCCGCGAGCATGAGGCGGGGCTGACCTTGGTCAATACCGTGATCCGCAACGTACCGGTCGGGATCGAGATCGACCGCGGCTATGGCGACTGGCTGTGGGGCAGCCGGGTGAGGTTCGAGAACGTGTCGCAGGCCGGCGTGATCATCAGCAACGAAGGCAACAGCTACACGCAGATCGGTTTCCAGGATGCGACGGCAAGCGGCACGCCAGTGTTCGCGCGCTTTCGCGACAGCGGAAAGACCATCGCCGGAATGGGCCCGCGCTACCGCGTGAAGGAGTTCACCTACGGCCTGACGCTGCCCTCGCCCGGCGCGAGCGGCACGTTCGCGACGCGCATGGATGCCGCGCCATTGGCGGCGTTGCCGCGCCCCGCGGCGCCGGCGATCCGCGCGTTTCCGACCGTATCAGCGTGGCGCGACGTGCGCTCGCTCGGGGTCAAGGGCGACAATGTCAGCGATGATACGGCGGCGATCCAGCGCGCGATCGATACGCACCGCGTGCTCTATTTTCCGGCCGGCTTCTACCGCGTGACCGACACGTTGAAGCTCAGGCCCGACAGCGTGCTGATCGGCCTGCATCCGAGCCTGACGCAGATCGTGCTGGCGGACGACACGCCTGCTTACCGCGGCGTCGGCGCGGCCAAGGCGCTGATCGAGAGCGCCAAGGGCAGCGATGCGATCGTCACCGGGCTGGGGCTGTTCACCGGCGGGATCAATCCGCGCGCGACCGGGATGCTGTGGCGCGCCGGTGCCGCCTCCCTGGTCGACGACGTCAAATTCCAGGGCGGGCATGGCACCAGCCTGGCCGATGGCAGCCGCTTCGACCCATACAACGCGAACCACACGGCAGATGTCGATCCGAAGAAGCGCTGGGACGGGCAGTATCCCAGCCTGTGGGTCACCGATGGTGGTGGTGGCACGTTCAACGGGCTGTGGACGCCCAACACCTATGCCCAGGCCGGGCTGTACGTGTCGAACACCAGCACGCCGGGGCACGTCTACCAGATGTCGGCGGAGCACCATGTGCGCGCCGAGATCGTGCTGGACGGGGTGCGCAATTGGGAGTTCCTGGCGCCGCAGACCGAGGAGGAAGCGGGCGAGAGCCGCGCGACCGTGGCGCTGGAGGTGCGCAACTCACACGACATCCTGTTCGCCAATTTCCATGGCTACCGGGTCACCCGCTCGCTCCAGCCGGCGCCGGCGGCGATCAAGCTGTATAATTCGAGCGGGATCCGGTTCCGCAACGTGCATGTGAATGCCGAGAGCGGCTTTTCCACCTGCGACGACAGCGGCTGCGACACCTATCTGCGGGCCAGCAAATACCCGTACGAAAATGCGATCCAGGACGTGACGCGCGGCGCCGAGGTGCGCGAGCGGGAGTTTGCGGTGCTCGACATCGGCGATGCGTCGGCGACTGTCACACCGTCTCTGGCCCCGGTGCGCAAGCTTTCCGACGGCTTCTATTCGATCGGGGGCGGGGCAGTGGATGCGGCAGGCAAGCTGTACTTCATCGATCGACAATTCCACCGCATTCATGGCTGGTCGGACAAGGACGGTCTGTCGATCGTCGCCGACGCGCCGCTCGACCCGGTGAACCTGGCGGTCGATCGTTCGGGCAAATTGCTCGTCCTGTCGTCGGCCGGGTCAGAAGCCACCGTCTACAGCATCGATCCCGGCAAGCCGCAGGAGGTGCGGCTGATCGCGCCGACGCCGACCGCCGAGCGGCGCGGCGCGCGGGTGGCGCTGCCCGGCAGCTTCTGGAACAATGGTGAGTTCCGCGACCAATACGATCCCGCCGCCGACCGCTTCACGACGCTCAACGAAATGATCGCGCGCGACATGAGCGCGGCAAAGTCGCGCGAATATGTCTCCCCCGATGGCAGCCTCGTGCTCCCGGCCTACCGCGTCTGGCAACAAGGCCCGACCGATCATCTCGGCTGGCGTTTTTCCGATACGCTCGACACGTACGGCTTCGTTACCGGTACGTTGGGCGAGCGGGTCTATCTCGCCAACGGGTCGGAGAACCGCACCTATAGCGGCCTGCTCGGCGCGGGTGGCGTGGTGACCGACCTGAAGCCGTTCGCTGCGCGCGGTGGCGAGAGCGTCGCGGTCGGGCCGGACGGGCGCGTGTACGTCGCCAATGGGCAGGTGTTCGTCTACGGCGCGGACGGGCGCGAACAGGGGCGGATCGACGTACCGGAGCGCCCGTTGCAACTGCTGTTCGGCGGCGCGGATGGGCGCACCTTGTTCATCCTCGCGCACCATGCGCTGTATGCGGCCCAACCATAG
- a CDS encoding TonB-dependent receptor plug domain-containing protein — MMGIVSTDRRLLAALRGSAISSAALATALMVTPAAAQTAPSQTAGVPDSTRSADLAAPDQSINPQTTVDGNADPEPEPTSSAEVVVTGTRIRTSGFAAPTPTTVIGEDQILKNAQPNIFNTIAQLPSLQGSTGAATGTFSTSSGTQGLSSFSLRGLGAIRTLTLLDGQRVVGANVTGVPDISMFPQLLVKRVDVVTGGASASYGSDAVGGVVNFITDTRFEGFKGNVQGGITNYGDDEQALVQAAVGKSFFDDRLHVIVSGEYDHEDGVGPGDFGTDLAKGRDWYRASTLINTGQLSSGSPQYLYRDFAQPYQYSRFGLINNGPLQGIAFDQNGTPFNFSYGSGGQPTGTGTVTGCYSSAAFCIGGDLSGAPGSGASLKSSLERINGFGRIGFDFAENNELYFTANIAQVKTANNPSPGYNRPSLTVQCANPYLPQLVRDRCTTAGITSFSFGTSNANFPDPRVQTDRRQYRFVVGAAGKFDAAGTDWTYDTYYQHGVTLSDIDVDDIVLQNRYVAATNAITLNGAIVCADAAARAAGCQPINIFGGAAPSSAALAYVTPENGPFQRTKLKQDVVSLNFSGEPLNLWAGPLSVAFGGEYRREFYRVTGDPYGAGVTAVSPNSADYPADPLLNATQGSNWAAGNYKNGSGKYDVYEGFLELNLPLFKGDGVGTANLNGAARMTHYSTSGTVWAWKVGGTWETPLDGVRLRVVTSRDVRAPNLSELFAAPTVTTLPNFNNPFANGGTGGAVQAFQNTIGNADLKPEIARNTEVGIVWARPSFLPGLSLSLDYYNIKLSGVISTLSAQQIVQFCKDGLQEFCGGFVLDSPTQGGNFINVQPFNLASWKTDGFDIEASYQWNQPLGLPGNFTVRALGTHVRKFLVNAGIAGVATVDQAGANTGNTPDWKWLATQSYDNDAFSFTLQERWFSNGVFGNQYVVCTSSCPVSDGQHPTIDYNKMKGAFYLDVSGSVNITKGVSLYGKVDNVFDHDPAPAPQTNTGLDVNPALYDTLGRIYRVGVRARF; from the coding sequence ATGATGGGTATCGTATCGACCGATCGCCGGCTGCTGGCGGCTTTGCGCGGTAGCGCTATCAGTTCCGCAGCACTGGCCACTGCCTTGATGGTCACGCCGGCGGCTGCACAGACAGCGCCCAGCCAGACCGCAGGCGTGCCCGACTCCACGCGCTCCGCCGATCTCGCCGCGCCAGATCAGTCGATCAATCCGCAGACCACGGTCGACGGCAATGCCGATCCGGAGCCGGAGCCGACGAGCAGCGCCGAAGTGGTGGTCACCGGCACGCGCATCCGCACCAGCGGGTTTGCCGCACCCACGCCGACGACGGTCATCGGCGAGGACCAGATCCTGAAGAACGCGCAGCCCAACATCTTCAACACGATCGCGCAATTGCCCTCGCTGCAGGGCTCAACTGGCGCTGCCACCGGCACGTTCAGCACGTCGAGCGGCACGCAGGGGTTGAGTTCCTTCTCGCTGCGCGGTCTGGGGGCGATCCGCACGCTGACCCTGCTCGACGGCCAGCGTGTCGTCGGCGCGAACGTGACGGGGGTGCCCGATATCAGCATGTTCCCGCAATTGCTGGTCAAGCGGGTCGACGTGGTGACCGGTGGTGCATCTGCCTCCTACGGTTCGGATGCGGTCGGCGGCGTGGTCAACTTCATCACCGATACGCGGTTCGAAGGCTTCAAGGGCAATGTCCAGGGCGGCATCACCAATTATGGCGACGACGAACAAGCGCTCGTTCAGGCGGCGGTGGGCAAATCCTTCTTCGACGATCGTCTGCACGTCATCGTAAGCGGCGAATACGATCATGAAGACGGCGTCGGCCCGGGCGACTTCGGCACCGATCTGGCCAAGGGCCGCGACTGGTATCGCGCCAGTACGCTGATCAACACCGGGCAGCTTTCCAGCGGCTCGCCGCAATATCTCTACCGCGATTTTGCGCAGCCCTACCAATATTCACGCTTCGGCCTGATCAACAACGGGCCGCTGCAGGGCATCGCCTTCGACCAGAACGGGACGCCGTTCAATTTCAGTTATGGATCAGGCGGGCAGCCGACGGGCACCGGCACGGTGACCGGTTGCTACTCGTCGGCCGCTTTCTGCATCGGTGGCGATCTGTCGGGCGCCCCGGGCTCCGGCGCGTCGCTCAAATCCTCGCTCGAACGGATCAACGGCTTCGGGCGGATCGGCTTCGACTTCGCCGAGAATAACGAGCTCTATTTCACCGCCAACATCGCGCAGGTGAAGACCGCCAACAATCCCAGCCCGGGCTATAACCGACCAAGCCTGACCGTGCAGTGCGCCAACCCGTATCTGCCCCAGCTGGTGCGGGACCGCTGCACCACCGCTGGCATTACCTCGTTCAGTTTCGGCACGAGCAACGCGAACTTCCCCGATCCCCGGGTGCAGACCGATCGCCGGCAATATCGCTTCGTCGTCGGCGCGGCGGGCAAGTTCGATGCCGCGGGGACCGACTGGACCTACGACACTTATTATCAGCACGGCGTCACGCTGTCGGACATCGATGTCGACGATATCGTGTTGCAGAACCGTTATGTGGCCGCGACCAACGCGATCACGCTGAACGGCGCGATCGTCTGCGCGGACGCCGCGGCGCGCGCGGCGGGATGCCAGCCGATCAACATCTTCGGTGGCGCAGCACCCTCATCGGCGGCGCTGGCCTATGTCACGCCCGAGAACGGTCCGTTCCAGCGTACCAAGCTGAAGCAGGACGTGGTCAGCCTGAACTTCTCGGGCGAGCCGCTCAACCTGTGGGCAGGGCCGCTCTCCGTGGCGTTCGGCGGCGAGTACCGCCGGGAGTTCTACCGCGTGACCGGCGATCCCTATGGTGCCGGCGTGACCGCCGTCAGCCCTAACAGCGCCGACTATCCGGCCGATCCCCTGCTCAACGCCACGCAGGGCAGCAACTGGGCGGCGGGCAATTACAAGAACGGCAGCGGCAAGTATGACGTGTACGAAGGCTTTCTCGAGCTCAACCTGCCGTTGTTCAAGGGCGATGGGGTGGGTACCGCGAACCTGAACGGCGCGGCGCGCATGACGCATTACAGCACGTCGGGCACGGTGTGGGCGTGGAAGGTCGGCGGCACCTGGGAAACGCCGCTCGACGGCGTGCGACTGCGCGTCGTCACCTCGCGCGACGTGCGTGCGCCGAACCTGTCGGAGTTGTTCGCCGCGCCGACCGTCACCACGCTGCCGAACTTCAACAATCCGTTCGCCAATGGTGGCACTGGCGGCGCCGTGCAGGCGTTCCAAAACACGATCGGCAATGCCGATCTGAAGCCCGAAATCGCCCGCAACACCGAAGTGGGTATCGTCTGGGCCCGGCCGTCCTTCCTGCCGGGGCTGAGCCTGTCGCTGGACTATTACAACATCAAGCTGAGCGGCGTGATCTCGACCTTGTCGGCGCAGCAGATCGTGCAATTCTGCAAGGACGGGCTGCAGGAGTTCTGCGGCGGCTTCGTGCTGGACAGCCCGACCCAGGGCGGCAATTTCATCAACGTGCAGCCGTTCAACCTCGCTTCGTGGAAGACCGATGGGTTCGACATCGAAGCGAGCTATCAATGGAACCAGCCGCTCGGCCTGCCGGGCAATTTCACCGTCCGGGCGCTTGGCACGCATGTGCGCAAATTCCTCGTCAATGCCGGGATCGCCGGTGTCGCCACGGTGGATCAGGCCGGCGCCAATACCGGCAACACGCCGGACTGGAAGTGGCTGGCGACGCAGAGCTACGACAATGACGCGTTCAGCTTCACGCTGCAGGAGCGCTGGTTCTCCAACGGCGTGTTCGGCAACCAATATGTCGTCTGCACATCATCCTGCCCGGTCTCGGACGGCCAGCACCCGACGATCGACTATAACAAGATGAAGGGTGCCTTCTATCTCGACGTCAGCGGATCGGTGAACATCACCAAGGGGGTCAGCCTGTACGGCAAGGTGGACAATGTGTTCGATCACGATCCGGCACCGGCACCGCAGACCAATACCGGGCTCGACGTCAACCCGGCGCTCTACGATACGCTGGGGCGGATCTATCGTGTGGGCGTCCGCGCGCGGTTCTAG
- a CDS encoding carboxylesterase/lipase family protein, which produces MPPIVHALLAGASALLLTAAADVPVPAAAPVVKIASGSLRGQSRDGVTAFKGIPFAAPPVGPLRWRAPQPAARWAGVRDARAYGPDCMQLPFPSDAAPLGTAPAEDCLYANVWRPAGAARKLPVMVWIYGGGFVNGGASPPTYAGAALAKQGIMVVSFNYRIGRFGAFGHPQLTAADADRGQLANYGYMDQIAALRWVQGNIAAFGGDPANVTIIGESAGGMSVHALVTSPLTKGLFQRAVVQSGGNAASGGKTLATAEAAGVAFAQARGIQPDDPQALAKLRALTGAQVVDGLNLASMGQAGGSYSGPVADGRIAVDARAAYEADRFAHVPVMIGATSDDIGGADGYMITGARDVADLLVRKNVPVFYYRFDYVAGSVRTPATKGASHASDIPFFFDTAAIKYGAQTTAADLAAGRTASGYLVNFVKTGNANGAGLPTWADHASAGHPMLTLTAAGGASLAPAPAIATTK; this is translated from the coding sequence ATGCCGCCCATAGTCCACGCTCTACTTGCCGGAGCCTCGGCGCTGCTCCTCACCGCCGCGGCGGATGTGCCGGTCCCGGCCGCCGCTCCGGTCGTCAAGATAGCGTCCGGCAGCCTGCGCGGGCAAAGCAGGGACGGCGTCACTGCCTTCAAGGGCATTCCGTTCGCGGCGCCGCCAGTCGGGCCGTTGCGCTGGCGCGCGCCGCAGCCGGCCGCGCGCTGGGCAGGGGTGCGTGATGCGCGTGCTTACGGCCCGGATTGCATGCAATTGCCTTTCCCAAGCGACGCGGCGCCGCTCGGCACCGCGCCGGCCGAGGATTGCCTCTATGCCAATGTCTGGCGACCGGCGGGTGCGGCGCGGAAATTGCCGGTGATGGTGTGGATCTATGGCGGCGGCTTCGTCAACGGCGGCGCCTCGCCGCCCACCTATGCTGGTGCGGCGTTGGCGAAGCAGGGCATCATGGTGGTCAGTTTCAATTACCGCATCGGCCGCTTCGGCGCCTTCGGGCACCCGCAATTGACGGCCGCCGATGCCGATCGCGGGCAGCTGGCAAACTATGGCTATATGGACCAAATCGCTGCCTTGCGCTGGGTGCAGGGCAATATTGCGGCGTTTGGCGGTGATCCGGCCAACGTGACGATCATCGGCGAGAGCGCTGGCGGCATGTCGGTGCACGCGCTCGTCACCTCGCCGCTGACCAAGGGGCTGTTCCAGCGCGCCGTTGTGCAGTCCGGTGGGAATGCCGCATCGGGTGGCAAGACGCTGGCGACGGCGGAGGCCGCGGGTGTCGCCTTCGCGCAGGCGCGCGGCATCCAGCCGGACGATCCGCAGGCGCTGGCGAAGCTTCGCGCACTGACCGGAGCGCAGGTGGTGGACGGGCTGAACCTCGCATCGATGGGGCAGGCGGGTGGCAGCTATAGCGGCCCGGTGGCCGACGGGCGGATCGCGGTCGATGCACGCGCGGCGTACGAGGCGGATCGCTTCGCGCACGTGCCGGTGATGATCGGCGCGACCAGCGACGATATCGGCGGCGCGGACGGCTATATGATCACCGGCGCGCGCGACGTCGCCGACCTGCTGGTGCGCAAGAACGTGCCGGTCTTCTACTATCGCTTCGATTATGTCGCCGGATCGGTGCGCACGCCCGCAACCAAGGGTGCGTCGCATGCCAGCGACATACCGTTCTTCTTCGATACGGCAGCGATCAAATATGGCGCACAGACGACGGCGGCGGACTTGGCCGCCGGGCGGACGGCGAGCGGCTATCTGGTCAATTTCGTGAAGACGGGCAATGCGAACGGCGCCGGCCTGCCGACGTGGGCGGACCATGCGAGCGCAGGCCATCCGATGCTGACGCTGACGGCTGCGGGCGGCGCCAGCCTGGCACCCGCGCCCGCGATCGCGACCACCAAGTAA
- a CDS encoding SMP-30/gluconolactonase/LRE family protein yields the protein MDDAVSARFAPSRRTVLGAGLALAGSGAWAASPVVPRIRRIASAFDRMVAPGARIEVIATGIRWAEGPVWVENGQYLLFSDPPANIVRRWRKGAAAAPFLSPSGAGGTDPKLIREPGANGLSLDAGGKLLIANSGGRSLDRLDLRTRRREVLADRYQGKRFNSPNDMHVARSGAIYFTDPPYGLEGGDASSLKEQPVNGVYRRLPDGTVELLEGTLTRPNGIALSPDERRLYVSVSDEVSPRIMVYDLDAAGRPLGGRVWLDAKPMQAGGAPGLPDGMKVARDGTLVCSVPGGMMFLSPEAEPLGLISTGAPIANCAFGEGGRALFMTANDRILRLPLRPGWQG from the coding sequence ATGGACGATGCTGTGAGTGCGCGGTTCGCGCCGAGCCGGCGGACGGTGCTGGGGGCAGGGCTGGCGCTGGCCGGCAGCGGTGCCTGGGCAGCGTCGCCCGTCGTGCCGCGTATCCGCCGCATCGCGTCGGCGTTCGACCGCATGGTCGCGCCCGGCGCACGGATCGAGGTGATCGCGACCGGCATACGCTGGGCCGAGGGGCCGGTATGGGTCGAGAACGGGCAGTATCTGTTGTTCTCGGATCCGCCCGCCAACATCGTGCGCCGGTGGCGCAAGGGCGCGGCGGCGGCGCCGTTCCTGTCGCCGTCGGGCGCGGGCGGCACCGATCCCAAGTTGATCCGCGAGCCTGGCGCTAATGGCCTGTCCCTGGATGCCGGGGGCAAGCTGTTGATCGCCAATAGCGGTGGGCGGTCGCTCGACCGTCTCGATCTCCGCACTCGCCGACGCGAGGTGCTGGCAGATCGCTATCAGGGCAAGCGCTTCAACAGTCCCAACGACATGCATGTCGCGCGCAGCGGCGCGATCTACTTCACCGATCCGCCCTACGGCCTGGAAGGGGGCGATGCCTCGTCGCTCAAGGAACAGCCGGTCAACGGCGTCTATCGCCGGCTGCCGGATGGCACCGTCGAATTGCTCGAGGGGACCCTGACGCGCCCGAACGGCATCGCTTTGTCGCCCGACGAGCGGCGGCTGTACGTGTCGGTATCCGACGAAGTGTCGCCGCGCATCATGGTCTATGATCTCGACGCCGCGGGCCGGCCGCTTGGTGGCCGTGTATGGCTCGACGCCAAGCCGATGCAGGCCGGCGGCGCGCCGGGCCTGCCCGACGGCATGAAGGTCGCGCGCGACGGGACGCTCGTCTGTTCGGTGCCCGGCGGCATGATGTTCCTGTCGCCCGAGGCCGAACCGCTGGGGTTGATCTCGACCGGCGCGCCGATCGCCAATTGCGCGTTCGGGGAGGGCGGCCGCGCGCTGTTCATGACCGCCAACGACCGTATCCTGCGCCTGCCATTACGCCCCGGCTGGCAGGGCTGA
- a CDS encoding cupin domain-containing protein — translation MSRVLALALLVPVVAPVQAQTVADPTSFAGSAEVTAQVAAMAKGMKPGQGFAWQPLVRDGKTVAALEYWKKRGRPAVHPDQAEYAIVIAGRGTLVSGGTLVEPTVTKPDLTEGARITGGTTRALGPGDVMLIPAGVPHWFGISGERLVLLGTKLPAR, via the coding sequence ATGAGCCGGGTGCTGGCACTCGCGCTGCTGGTGCCCGTCGTGGCGCCGGTACAGGCGCAGACCGTCGCGGATCCCACCAGCTTTGCCGGCAGTGCCGAGGTGACGGCGCAGGTTGCCGCCATGGCCAAGGGCATGAAGCCGGGCCAGGGCTTTGCGTGGCAGCCGCTGGTGCGCGACGGCAAGACGGTCGCCGCGCTCGAATATTGGAAGAAGCGGGGGCGCCCGGCGGTGCATCCGGACCAGGCGGAATATGCCATCGTCATTGCCGGGCGCGGCACGCTGGTCTCGGGCGGGACGTTGGTCGAGCCGACCGTGACCAAGCCGGACCTGACCGAGGGTGCGCGGATCACCGGCGGCACCACGCGAGCGCTCGGGCCGGGCGACGTCATGCTGATCCCGGCGGGCGTGCCGCACTGGTTCGGCATCAGCGGCGAGCGGCTGGTGCTGCTCGGCACCAAGCTGCCCGCACGCTGA
- a CDS encoding Gfo/Idh/MocA family protein, which produces MEFGRRDILISAASMVVGSSALARATPDRPLGYAIVGLGGYGLKVIIPQFANCTHSRLAAVVSGDPAKARRVAAEHGLPERSIYSYDTFDTIRDNPDVDIVYVCLPNSMHAEYTVRAARAGKHVLCEKPMAVSVAECETMIAACRAANRKLMIGYRCHFEPFNLEAMRLARAGEAGKIRYVRSEHGFVQRDPSVWRLKRALSGGGSLMDMGVYSLQAARYMTNEEPIAVTARESTDRRDPRFTEVEDIIDWTLEFPSGAIASCQSMYSANQNHILLMGDKGRIELEPATRYDGNHMWLGKDGREREVTPPPGPAKTQFAGQLDHMAQSVRTGREPIVSGKEGLRDMRIVEAIYRSAREGRTIRLDRRT; this is translated from the coding sequence ATGGAATTTGGACGACGCGATATCCTGATTTCCGCGGCCTCGATGGTGGTGGGATCGAGCGCGCTCGCACGCGCCACGCCGGATCGCCCGCTCGGCTATGCCATCGTCGGCCTGGGCGGCTACGGGCTGAAGGTGATCATCCCGCAATTCGCCAATTGCACGCACAGCCGGCTGGCGGCGGTGGTCAGCGGCGATCCCGCCAAGGCCAGGCGAGTCGCCGCCGAGCATGGCCTGCCCGAACGCTCGATCTACTCGTACGATACGTTCGACACGATCCGCGACAATCCGGACGTCGACATCGTCTATGTCTGCCTGCCGAATTCGATGCACGCCGAATATACCGTACGTGCCGCTCGCGCCGGCAAACACGTGCTGTGCGAAAAGCCGATGGCCGTGTCGGTGGCGGAATGCGAGACGATGATCGCGGCGTGCAGGGCAGCCAACCGCAAGCTGATGATCGGCTATCGCTGCCATTTCGAGCCGTTCAACCTGGAGGCGATGCGGCTGGCGCGCGCCGGGGAAGCGGGCAAGATCCGCTATGTCCGCTCCGAACACGGCTTCGTCCAGCGCGATCCGTCGGTGTGGCGGCTGAAGCGCGCGCTGTCGGGTGGCGGATCGCTGATGGACATGGGCGTCTACAGCCTGCAGGCGGCGCGCTACATGACCAATGAGGAGCCGATCGCGGTCACCGCGCGGGAATCCACCGATCGCCGCGATCCGCGCTTCACCGAGGTCGAGGACATAATCGATTGGACGCTGGAATTCCCGTCGGGCGCGATCGCCAGTTGCCAGTCGATGTACAGCGCCAACCAGAACCATATCCTGCTGATGGGCGACAAGGGCCGCATCGAGCTCGAGCCGGCGACGCGCTATGACGGCAATCACATGTGGCTGGGCAAGGACGGGCGCGAGCGCGAAGTGACCCCGCCGCCCGGGCCCGCCAAGACGCAGTTCGCCGGGCAGCTCGACCACATGGCGCAATCGGTGCGCACCGGGCGCGAGCCGATCGTGTCGGGCAAGGAAGGCCTGCGCGACATGCGCATCGTCGAGGCGATCTACCGCTCCGCACGGGAGGGGCGCACGATCCGGCTGGACCGGCGCACATGA